One Nocardioides luti DNA window includes the following coding sequences:
- a CDS encoding magnesium chelatase: protein MTSAPTSAPTSSTVGELRAAGHTLRTLREEIRDNLLAALREGRDPWPGLHGFEGTVIPQLERALIAGHDIVLLGERGQGKTRLLRTMVGLLDEWSPVIEGSELGEHPFEPITHASKRRAAELGDDLPVTWRHRDERYAEKLATPDTSVADLIGDVDPMKVAEGRSLGDPETIHFGLIPRSHRGIVAINELPDLAERIQVAMLNVMEERDIQIRGYVLRLPLDVLVVASANPEDYTNRGRIITPLKDRFGAEIRTHYPTELDDEVRVIRQEADLVAEVPDHLVEILARFTRALRESSAVDQRSGVSARFAIAGAETIAAAALHRATVQGEDEAVARVVDLETAVDVLGGKIEFESGEEGREREILAHLLRTATAEAVRQHFRGLDFAVLVDRIETGVMVTTGEQVTARDFLTGLPVLGESELYDDICDRLHATNDGQRAGAIELALEGLYLARKIGKDSDGAETVYG, encoded by the coding sequence GTGACCTCTGCACCCACGTCCGCACCCACCTCCAGCACCGTCGGCGAGCTCCGGGCCGCCGGCCACACCCTCAGGACGCTCCGCGAGGAGATCCGCGACAACCTGCTCGCGGCCCTGCGCGAGGGGCGTGACCCGTGGCCCGGCCTGCACGGCTTCGAGGGCACGGTGATCCCGCAGCTCGAGCGCGCCCTGATTGCCGGGCACGACATCGTGCTCCTCGGCGAGCGCGGCCAGGGCAAGACCCGGCTGCTGCGGACCATGGTCGGCCTGCTCGACGAGTGGTCGCCGGTCATCGAGGGCTCCGAGCTGGGCGAGCACCCCTTCGAGCCGATCACGCACGCCTCGAAGCGGCGCGCGGCCGAGCTCGGCGACGACCTGCCGGTGACCTGGCGGCACCGCGACGAGCGGTACGCCGAGAAGCTGGCCACCCCCGACACCTCGGTCGCCGACCTGATCGGCGACGTCGACCCGATGAAGGTCGCGGAGGGGCGCTCGCTCGGTGACCCGGAGACGATCCACTTCGGCCTGATCCCGCGCAGCCACCGCGGCATCGTCGCGATCAACGAGCTGCCCGACCTCGCCGAGCGGATCCAGGTCGCGATGCTCAACGTCATGGAGGAGCGCGACATCCAGATCCGTGGCTACGTGCTGCGGCTGCCGCTGGACGTGCTCGTCGTCGCCAGCGCGAACCCCGAGGACTACACCAACCGCGGCCGGATCATCACCCCGCTCAAGGACCGCTTCGGCGCCGAGATCCGCACGCACTACCCGACCGAGCTCGACGACGAGGTGCGCGTGATCCGCCAGGAGGCGGACCTGGTCGCCGAGGTGCCCGACCACCTGGTCGAGATCCTGGCCCGCTTCACCCGCGCCCTGCGCGAGTCCAGCGCCGTCGACCAGCGCTCCGGCGTCTCGGCCCGCTTCGCGATCGCCGGCGCCGAGACCATCGCGGCCGCCGCACTGCACCGCGCGACGGTCCAGGGCGAGGACGAGGCGGTCGCCCGCGTGGTCGACCTCGAGACCGCGGTCGACGTGCTCGGCGGCAAGATCGAGTTCGAGTCCGGCGAGGAGGGTCGCGAGCGCGAGATCCTCGCCCACCTGCTGCGCACGGCCACCGCCGAGGCGGTGCGGCAGCACTTCCGCGGCCTCGACTTCGCGGTGCTCGTGGACCGGATCGAGACCGGCGTGATGGTGACGACCGGCGAGCAAGTCACCGCGCGCGACTTCCTCACCGGCCTGCCCGTGCTGGGCGAGTCCGAGCTGTACGACGACATCTGCGACCGCCTGCACGCCACCAACGACGGCCAGCGCGCCGGGGCCATCGAGCTCGCGCTCGAGGGGCTCTACCTCGCCCGCAAGATCGGCAAGGACAGCGACGGCGCGGAGACGGTGTACGGGTGA
- a CDS encoding YchJ family metal-binding protein: protein MPLQQPCPCGSATSYDACCGRLHRGAVPAVTAEQLMRARYAAYALGEQDYLFRSWHPRTRPDDLEPSPGMTWTGLDVLDTVAGGPDDQEGEVAFVAHYRTAGGAGELRERSRFTRRAGRWVYVDGDAQVPLR from the coding sequence GTGCCTCTCCAGCAACCCTGCCCGTGCGGCTCCGCCACGTCGTACGACGCCTGCTGCGGGCGCCTGCACCGCGGCGCCGTGCCGGCGGTGACGGCCGAGCAGCTGATGCGGGCGCGGTATGCCGCCTACGCGCTCGGCGAGCAGGACTACCTCTTCCGCTCCTGGCACCCGCGCACGCGACCGGACGACCTCGAGCCCAGCCCGGGGATGACCTGGACGGGGCTCGACGTGCTCGACACGGTCGCGGGCGGCCCGGACGACCAGGAGGGCGAGGTCGCCTTCGTCGCGCACTACCGGACCGCGGGCGGGGCCGGCGAGCTGCGCGAGCGGAGCCGCTTCACCCGGCGGGCGGGGCGCTGGGTCTACGTCGACGGCGACGCACAGGTGCCGCTCCGATGA
- a CDS encoding DUF1003 domain-containing protein, which yields MTEPASPAPHPAPHPTRTAHHPAVAHELALAGDVQLRIADLITRFAGSMPFVYVHVAAFAVWMLVVERSPWPTLTLIVSLEAIFLSTFVMIGQNRQARFQRIKADHDFVAQEQELHVNTDLTRVIERLVREIHQSVAPGAGDGPPAPSA from the coding sequence ATGACCGAACCCGCGTCCCCGGCCCCGCACCCGGCACCCCACCCGACCCGGACGGCGCACCACCCGGCCGTCGCGCACGAGCTCGCCCTCGCCGGCGACGTCCAGCTGCGGATCGCCGACCTGATCACCCGCTTCGCGGGATCGATGCCGTTCGTCTACGTGCACGTGGCGGCGTTCGCCGTCTGGATGCTGGTGGTCGAGCGCAGCCCCTGGCCGACGCTGACGCTGATCGTGTCGCTCGAGGCGATCTTCCTGTCGACGTTCGTGATGATCGGGCAGAACCGGCAGGCGCGCTTCCAGCGGATCAAGGCCGACCACGACTTCGTCGCCCAGGAGCAGGAGTTGCACGTCAACACCGACCTGACCCGCGTCATCGAGCGGCTGGTGCGCGAGATCCACCAGAGCGTCGCGCCCGGGGCGGGGGACGGCCCGCCGGCTCCCTCGGCCTGA